One segment of Curtobacterium poinsettiae DNA contains the following:
- a CDS encoding DUF4383 domain-containing protein, whose protein sequence is MAIKEPGIIASPNRGLALTAGSVLALWGVLGFFFAADGDPGFFNRQGGMLWNAFGVNPALCLVWVLLAVVLLITGLGNTIGSRNGNLLVGALLVVFAVYGFVFVDTSANVFALNTTDNVFHAIVGVLLLLTAIGADKENLRALRAARA, encoded by the coding sequence GTGGCCATCAAGGAACCGGGCATCATCGCCTCGCCGAACCGGGGTCTCGCACTCACGGCCGGCAGCGTCCTCGCACTCTGGGGCGTCCTCGGCTTCTTCTTCGCCGCCGACGGCGACCCCGGCTTCTTCAACCGCCAGGGCGGCATGCTGTGGAACGCGTTCGGCGTGAACCCGGCGCTCTGCCTGGTGTGGGTGCTGCTCGCCGTGGTGCTGCTGATCACCGGACTCGGCAACACCATCGGATCGCGGAACGGCAACCTGCTCGTCGGAGCCCTGCTCGTCGTCTTCGCGGTGTACGGCTTCGTCTTCGTCGACACCTCGGCCAACGTCTTTGCCCTGAACACCACGGACAACGTGTTCCACGCGATCGTCGGCGTGCTCCTGCTCCTCACCGCGATCGGTGCCGACAAGGAGAACCTCCGCGCGCTGCGTGCGGCGCGCGCCTGA
- a CDS encoding alpha/beta fold hydrolase: MHVILVPGFWLDASAWDDVAPVLREAGHSVQAVTRDGDTLDEQVAALVAVLDDVASADEPVVLAGHSGAGPIAYMAADQRPSLVAHLLYVDTFPGPEGGCVNDELPVVDGVVPLPSWDIWEPATVRGMTPEVRQGVEHRAIPEPASVPSDRFHYADPARHTIPATIITCEIPAAELLAMVADHQAWAAELVATEELSIVGLETGHWPMFTAPQQLGELMVQALAPKPTQAP; encoded by the coding sequence ATGCACGTCATCCTGGTCCCCGGGTTCTGGCTCGACGCGAGCGCGTGGGACGACGTCGCCCCCGTGCTCCGCGAAGCCGGGCACTCGGTGCAGGCGGTGACCCGTGACGGCGACACGCTCGACGAGCAGGTCGCCGCGCTGGTCGCGGTCCTGGACGACGTCGCGTCGGCCGACGAACCCGTCGTCCTCGCCGGTCACTCGGGTGCCGGGCCGATCGCGTACATGGCTGCCGACCAGCGCCCGTCCCTCGTCGCGCACCTGCTCTACGTCGACACGTTCCCGGGGCCCGAGGGCGGGTGCGTGAACGACGAGCTGCCCGTGGTCGACGGGGTCGTGCCGCTGCCGTCGTGGGACATCTGGGAACCCGCCACCGTCCGGGGCATGACGCCCGAGGTTCGGCAGGGCGTCGAGCACCGGGCGATCCCCGAGCCGGCCTCGGTGCCGTCGGACCGGTTCCACTACGCCGACCCGGCACGGCACACGATCCCCGCGACGATCATCACCTGTGAAATCCCCGCCGCCGAGCTGCTGGCGATGGTGGCGGACCACCAGGCCTGGGCGGCCGAGCTCGTCGCGACCGAGGAGCTCTCCATCGTCGGGCTCGAGACCGGCCACTGGCCGATGTTCACGGCGCCGCAGCAGCTCGGCGAGCTGATGGTGCAGGCGCTCGCGCCCAAGCCGACGCAGGCGCCGTAG
- a CDS encoding metal ABC transporter ATP-binding protein: MDDRAAARPVLALRDAGLSYGARKLWAGLDLDLAPGEFVAVLGPNGAGKTSLLRTVLGQQRLTSGTMSFLGQPVHRGHRKIGYIPQQRLMEAGTPLRARDMVAQGVTGHRWGIRRASKADRMRIDRVLDEVGATAFADAPVAELSGGEQQRTRVGQAIAADPALLLCDEPLISLDLRHQRGITELIDRERRQREAAVLFVTHDVNPILDVVDRVLYIAGGRFRIGSPDEVLRADVLSDLYGTPVDVVRTMGRIVIVGANEAHEHHPGEVDPHADQPDEGRI; this comes from the coding sequence GTGGACGACCGGGCTGCGGCTCGTCCGGTCCTCGCGCTCCGCGACGCCGGGTTGTCCTACGGCGCCCGGAAGCTCTGGGCAGGCCTCGACCTCGACCTCGCGCCGGGGGAGTTCGTCGCGGTCCTCGGCCCGAACGGCGCCGGCAAGACCTCACTGCTCCGTACCGTCCTCGGGCAGCAGCGGTTGACGAGCGGCACGATGTCGTTCCTCGGGCAGCCGGTGCACCGCGGCCACCGGAAGATCGGCTACATCCCGCAGCAGCGGTTGATGGAGGCGGGTACGCCCCTGCGCGCGCGCGACATGGTCGCCCAGGGCGTGACCGGGCACCGGTGGGGCATCCGACGGGCCTCGAAGGCCGACCGGATGCGGATCGACCGCGTGCTCGACGAGGTCGGAGCCACCGCCTTCGCGGACGCCCCCGTCGCCGAGCTCTCCGGCGGCGAGCAGCAGCGCACCCGCGTCGGCCAGGCCATCGCCGCCGACCCCGCCCTGCTGCTGTGCGACGAACCGCTCATCTCGCTCGATCTGCGGCACCAGCGCGGGATCACCGAGCTCATCGACCGTGAGCGCCGGCAGCGCGAGGCCGCCGTGCTCTTCGTGACCCACGACGTGAACCCGATCCTCGACGTCGTCGACCGGGTGCTCTACATCGCCGGGGGCAGGTTCCGGATCGGTTCGCCGGACGAGGTCCTGCGCGCAGACGTCCTGAGCGACCTGTACGGCACGCCCGTCGACGTCGTCCGCACCATGGGACGCATCGTCATCGTCGGCGCGAACGAGGCCCACGAGCACCACCCGGGCGAGGTCGACCCGCACGCCGACCAGCCGGACGAAGGGCGCATCTGA
- the rpsN gene encoding 30S ribosomal protein S14 produces the protein MAKKSKIAKNNQRAVIIARYAERRLELKKALVDPNGTDESREAARVGLQKLPRDASPIRYRNRDAIDGRPRGHLGEFGISRVRFRDMAHRGELPGITKSSW, from the coding sequence ATGGCGAAGAAGAGCAAGATCGCGAAGAACAACCAGCGTGCCGTCATCATCGCGCGCTACGCCGAGCGTCGTCTCGAGCTGAAGAAGGCCCTCGTGGACCCGAACGGCACCGACGAGTCGCGTGAGGCCGCCCGCGTGGGCCTGCAGAAGCTGCCCCGCGACGCATCGCCCATCCGCTACCGCAACCGCGACGCCATCGACGGCCGCCCCCGTGGCCACCTCGGTGAGTTCGGCATCAGCCGTGTCCGTTTCCGTGACATGGCCCACCGCGGCGAGCTCCCCGGCATCACGAAGAGCTCCTGGTAA
- a CDS encoding HU family DNA-binding protein → MADKSLNRTELVAAVAAESGQSQATVNGVVDALFSVVSSSVADGTKVTIPGWIAFEKTHRAARTGRNPQTGDAIEIAASDSVKVSAGSKLKAAVK, encoded by the coding sequence ATGGCTGACAAGTCACTGAACCGCACCGAGCTCGTCGCTGCCGTCGCCGCTGAGTCCGGCCAGAGCCAGGCCACCGTCAACGGCGTCGTCGACGCGCTCTTCAGCGTCGTCTCGTCGTCCGTCGCCGACGGCACGAAGGTCACGATCCCCGGTTGGATCGCCTTCGAGAAGACGCACCGCGCCGCCCGCACCGGCCGCAACCCGCAGACGGGTGACGCCATCGAGATCGCCGCGAGCGACTCGGTCAAGGTCAGCGCCGGCTCGAAGCTCAAGGCTGCGGTCAAGTAA
- the rpmB gene encoding 50S ribosomal protein L28, protein MAAVCQVTGAVPGFGHNISHSHRRTKRRFDPNVQKKTYYVPSLRRNVTLTLSAKGIKVIDARGIESVVKDLLARGEKI, encoded by the coding sequence ATGGCAGCAGTGTGCCAGGTGACCGGCGCCGTTCCCGGCTTCGGTCACAACATCTCGCACTCGCACCGCCGGACGAAGCGTCGCTTCGACCCGAACGTGCAGAAGAAGACGTACTACGTGCCCTCGCTTCGTCGTAACGTCACGCTCACGCTCAGCGCGAAGGGCATCAAGGTGATCGACGCACGTGGCATCGAGTCCGTCGTCAAGGATCTCCTCGCCCGTGGGGAGAAGATCTGA
- the rpmG gene encoding 50S ribosomal protein L33: MAKKGQDIRPIIKLRSTAGTGFTYVTKKNRRNNPDRLVLKKYDPVIRKHVDFREER, encoded by the coding sequence ATGGCGAAAAAGGGTCAGGACATCCGTCCGATCATCAAGCTCCGCTCGACGGCGGGCACCGGGTTCACCTACGTGACCAAGAAGAACCGTCGGAACAACCCCGACCGACTCGTGCTCAAGAAGTACGACCCGGTGATCCGCAAGCACGTCGACTTCCGTGAGGAGCGCTAA
- a CDS encoding metal ABC transporter solute-binding protein, Zn/Mn family gives MHNRLLALPLVAGAAALALTGCATSSASGEASSDGTINVVASTNVYGSIVKTIGGDAVTVTSILSDPSQDPHSFESSARTQLSVSKADLLIENGGGYDDFMTTLANASDTTADTINVVKLSGLDEGGSAEFNEHVFYSYPTMVKLVEAVTKDLSALDESGKDAFEKNAATLTTELEDLESQTAAVKKQDSGDKVAYTEPVPGYLFDAMGLENETPPDFSEAIEEGDDVPPAALRDTLALFTGKRVQLLAYNNQASSPETEQVQKAAEQNDIPVVGVTETLPEGQDYVSWQQANIDAVKAALQK, from the coding sequence ATGCACAACCGCCTCCTCGCCCTCCCGCTCGTCGCCGGTGCCGCCGCGCTCGCCCTGACCGGGTGCGCCACCTCGTCCGCCTCGGGGGAGGCCAGCAGTGACGGCACGATCAACGTCGTCGCCTCCACGAACGTCTACGGCTCGATCGTCAAGACCATCGGTGGCGACGCCGTCACCGTGACGAGCATCCTGAGCGACCCGTCGCAGGACCCGCACTCGTTCGAGTCGAGTGCCCGCACGCAGCTCTCCGTGTCGAAGGCCGACCTGCTCATCGAGAACGGTGGCGGCTACGACGACTTCATGACGACGCTCGCGAACGCCTCGGACACCACGGCCGACACGATCAACGTCGTGAAGCTCTCCGGCCTCGACGAGGGCGGGAGTGCCGAGTTCAACGAGCACGTCTTCTACAGCTACCCGACGATGGTGAAGCTGGTCGAGGCGGTCACGAAGGACCTCAGCGCGCTCGACGAGAGCGGCAAGGACGCCTTCGAGAAGAACGCCGCCACGCTCACCACCGAGCTCGAGGACCTCGAGTCCCAGACCGCCGCCGTCAAGAAGCAGGACTCCGGCGATAAGGTCGCGTACACCGAGCCGGTGCCCGGGTACCTGTTCGACGCGATGGGGCTCGAGAACGAGACCCCGCCGGACTTCTCCGAGGCCATCGAGGAAGGCGACGACGTCCCGCCGGCGGCCCTCCGCGACACCCTCGCGCTGTTCACCGGCAAGCGCGTGCAGCTGCTCGCCTACAACAACCAGGCGTCGAGCCCCGAGACCGAACAGGTCCAGAAGGCGGCCGAGCAGAACGACATCCCCGTCGTCGGTGTCACGGAGACGCTCCCCGAGGGGCAGGATTACGTCTCGTGGCAGCAGGCGAACATCGACGCGGTGAAGGCAGCGCTCCAGAAGTGA
- a CDS encoding phosphatase PAP2 family protein: MTLTPERSASESRGPWVSRRGRWAALAALGFVIVPLVYGVAVLTPVGQKAEDAALGGVRESDLFSSDTALNVISVPVILLLVVVIVAVAFARRRLSVGLGAGVVVLASAATSTLVKRIAVRPEIAQSTTPNSFPSGHATIALAALFAVLMVTPRRFRPLVTIVGAGYAVFVANQTVVYGWHRVSDIIGACAIAMFWLGIVRAVGPRVDRGLRGDRDGRRGPGRVVSVVLLVATGVTLAIGVAALVVGLTGAGAYDHAAILVAGRLASSASVLAVVTTVWFLDGMHHAARTDPATLPAAG, encoded by the coding sequence GTGACCTTGACACCCGAGCGCAGTGCATCCGAGTCGCGCGGACCGTGGGTCTCGCGGCGGGGGCGGTGGGCTGCGCTGGCGGCTCTGGGGTTCGTGATCGTGCCTCTCGTCTACGGGGTCGCGGTGCTGACCCCGGTCGGTCAGAAAGCGGAGGACGCCGCGCTCGGCGGGGTCCGGGAGTCCGACCTGTTCAGCTCGGACACTGCGCTCAACGTCATATCGGTGCCGGTGATCCTGTTGCTCGTCGTCGTGATCGTCGCCGTGGCGTTCGCCAGACGGCGGCTCTCGGTGGGGCTCGGCGCGGGGGTCGTGGTGCTCGCGTCGGCGGCCACCTCGACGCTCGTCAAGCGTATCGCCGTGCGCCCGGAGATCGCTCAGTCGACGACGCCGAACTCCTTCCCCTCGGGGCACGCGACGATCGCGCTGGCGGCGCTGTTCGCCGTCCTGATGGTCACGCCTCGTCGGTTCCGCCCGCTGGTGACCATCGTCGGTGCCGGGTACGCGGTCTTCGTGGCGAACCAGACCGTGGTCTACGGCTGGCACCGGGTCAGCGACATCATCGGGGCCTGCGCGATCGCGATGTTCTGGCTCGGGATCGTCCGCGCGGTCGGACCACGGGTCGACCGGGGGCTCCGGGGCGACCGTGACGGCCGGCGGGGGCCGGGGCGGGTGGTGAGCGTCGTGCTCCTCGTTGCGACCGGGGTCACGCTGGCGATCGGTGTCGCGGCGCTCGTGGTCGGCCTGACCGGCGCCGGCGCGTACGACCACGCCGCGATCCTGGTGGCGGGGCGGTTGGCGTCCAGCGCGAGCGTCCTCGCGGTCGTGACGACGGTGTGGTTCCTCGACGGGATGCACCACGCCGCACGCACCGACCCGGCCACGCTGCCCGCCGCCGGCTGA
- a CDS encoding bifunctional copper resistance protein CopD/cytochrome c oxidase assembly protein: protein MNRIARIAGPAVLLLVGFVALLTALVIGGGANPALIADPGPVVRFGLPIARLVVDLSAATTIGGLALATIGLSRSGPEWNRALDVAAAASGVWTVASAVATFCTFLSVAGSRISIDEQFGQSMGVFLTGTELGLALLVTVLVAAAVTVLCFAVRSRGMVALTAGVSMIGLIPLAQQGHAAGTASHDAAVTALGLHLVGAALWVGGLVMLVLLRGVLPGDRLPAVVARYSSIALGCFVLVAVSGTASAQIRVGALSNLFTPYGTLVLVKIGAIVAIGVLGAVQRRRAIRALTTSPGGQRPFWTLIVVELAVMGVASGFAAALGRTATPVDQIALSKTTDPSPAELLTDDLLPHAPGAWGWLTQWNIDLFWLMVAVLLAATYVAGVVRLRRSGVRWPVRRSVAAALGIVSLVVATSGSLHQYDRFLVSANVGAHVLLGLVVPALVWAAAPVALIRAAVLPRSDDSTGVREWTDVIVEHPSVRYLAQPFPAFLLAAALWWAFFATDAVRWSVSDPTGRTVSDAVFLLVGLLAVPTLCTPIPAGHRRPTTAAAAVRIVGAVVIAAGTVSLGFAMRGPLGLLQASWFGAMGRTWGPDPLVDQARAGLVLIVAGVLLLVTVVVVVLVRLRRDGADPVDAAGPGAGAAVGAAAGATVLAEPAAQDDQDDLDFDDGSDDLEPSPGADVR, encoded by the coding sequence GTGAATCGGATCGCGCGCATCGCCGGTCCCGCCGTGCTCCTGCTCGTCGGGTTCGTGGCGCTGCTCACGGCACTCGTCATCGGTGGGGGTGCGAACCCGGCACTCATCGCCGACCCGGGGCCCGTCGTGCGCTTCGGGCTGCCGATCGCCCGGCTCGTCGTCGACCTGTCGGCGGCCACCACGATCGGTGGGCTCGCCCTGGCGACCATCGGGCTCTCGCGTTCGGGCCCCGAGTGGAACCGCGCGCTCGACGTCGCCGCCGCGGCGAGTGGTGTCTGGACGGTCGCGTCGGCCGTCGCCACGTTCTGCACGTTCCTCAGCGTCGCCGGTTCGCGCATCAGCATCGACGAGCAGTTCGGGCAGTCGATGGGGGTCTTCCTCACCGGCACCGAACTCGGGCTTGCGTTGCTCGTGACCGTCCTCGTCGCCGCGGCCGTCACGGTGCTCTGCTTCGCCGTCCGATCGCGGGGGATGGTCGCCCTGACCGCCGGCGTCTCGATGATCGGCCTCATCCCGCTCGCGCAGCAGGGCCACGCCGCCGGTACCGCCAGCCACGACGCCGCCGTGACGGCACTGGGGCTGCACCTGGTCGGTGCGGCGCTGTGGGTCGGTGGGCTCGTCATGCTCGTGCTGCTGCGCGGGGTGCTGCCCGGCGACCGGCTGCCCGCGGTCGTGGCCCGGTATTCGAGCATCGCCCTCGGCTGCTTCGTGCTCGTCGCCGTCTCGGGCACGGCGTCGGCGCAGATCCGCGTCGGGGCACTGTCGAACCTGTTCACCCCGTACGGCACGCTCGTCCTGGTGAAGATCGGCGCGATCGTCGCCATCGGGGTCCTCGGCGCGGTGCAGCGCCGTCGGGCCATCCGTGCGCTGACCACCTCGCCCGGTGGGCAGCGGCCCTTCTGGACCCTCATCGTCGTCGAGCTCGCGGTGATGGGTGTGGCGTCGGGGTTCGCGGCGGCGCTCGGGCGGACCGCCACCCCGGTCGACCAGATCGCCCTGAGCAAGACCACCGACCCGAGCCCGGCGGAGCTCCTGACCGATGACCTGCTGCCCCACGCGCCCGGCGCGTGGGGCTGGCTGACCCAGTGGAACATCGACCTGTTCTGGCTGATGGTCGCCGTGCTCCTCGCCGCGACGTACGTGGCCGGCGTCGTGCGCCTGCGGCGGAGCGGCGTGCGGTGGCCGGTGCGACGGTCGGTCGCCGCAGCCCTGGGGATCGTGTCCCTGGTGGTCGCGACCTCGGGCTCGCTACACCAGTACGACCGGTTCCTCGTCTCGGCGAACGTCGGTGCCCACGTGCTGCTCGGCCTGGTGGTCCCCGCCCTGGTCTGGGCGGCAGCGCCCGTCGCCCTGATCCGCGCCGCCGTGCTCCCTCGGAGCGACGACAGCACGGGTGTGCGGGAGTGGACCGACGTCATCGTCGAGCACCCCTCCGTGCGGTACCTGGCCCAACCGTTCCCCGCGTTCCTGCTCGCGGCGGCCCTGTGGTGGGCCTTCTTCGCCACCGACGCCGTCCGGTGGTCGGTGAGCGACCCCACTGGCCGCACCGTCAGCGACGCCGTGTTCCTGTTGGTCGGGCTGCTGGCCGTCCCGACGCTCTGCACACCGATCCCCGCCGGGCACCGCCGTCCCACCACGGCTGCCGCGGCCGTCCGGATCGTCGGGGCCGTGGTGATCGCCGCGGGCACCGTCTCGCTCGGCTTCGCGATGCGCGGGCCGCTCGGGCTGCTGCAGGCCTCGTGGTTCGGCGCGATGGGTCGGACGTGGGGGCCGGACCCGCTCGTCGACCAGGCACGGGCCGGGCTCGTGCTGATCGTCGCCGGGGTGCTGCTCCTGGTGACCGTGGTCGTGGTGGTGCTCGTGCGGCTGCGGCGTGACGGGGCAGACCCGGTCGACGCGGCAGGTCCCGGTGCCGGGGCTGCCGTCGGGGCCGCCGCCGGCGCGACCGTCCTCGCCGAGCCCGCTGCCCAGGACGACCAGGACGACCTGGACTTCGACGACGGCAGCGACGACCTCGAACCCTCGCCCGGGGCGGACGTCCGATGA
- a CDS encoding Fur family transcriptional regulator: MNAVQKTKRNTWQREAVRGALDSTEGFVSAQALHQHLRDEGSTIGLATVYRALADLATEGDADSLQQDGESLYRACTTDAHHHHLICRNCGRTVEIEADPVEQWAQDVAAANGFTNASHVVDIFGECAVCTAARATATTDE; encoded by the coding sequence ATGAACGCCGTGCAGAAGACCAAGCGGAACACGTGGCAGCGCGAAGCGGTGCGCGGTGCCCTCGACTCCACCGAGGGGTTCGTCAGCGCGCAGGCGCTGCACCAGCACCTGCGGGACGAGGGCTCGACCATCGGTCTGGCCACGGTCTACCGGGCGCTCGCGGACCTGGCCACCGAGGGCGACGCCGACTCGCTGCAGCAGGACGGCGAATCGCTGTACCGGGCGTGCACGACGGACGCGCACCACCACCACCTGATCTGCCGGAACTGCGGCCGGACCGTCGAGATCGAGGCGGACCCGGTGGAGCAGTGGGCGCAGGACGTCGCCGCCGCCAACGGCTTCACCAACGCCAGCCACGTCGTCGACATCTTCGGCGAGTGCGCCGTCTGCACGGCAGCCCGCGCGACCGCCACCACCGACGAGTAA
- a CDS encoding ATP-dependent DNA helicase — MSIELSDEQRAVFEYIEHTRDHVFITGRAGTGKSTLLNHLSWNTEKQVVICAPTGVAALNVGGQTIHSLFRLPIGLIADAELRQGPDTRKLLNTIDTLVIDEVSMVNADLLDGMDRSLRKARGRQFEPFGGVQVVMFGDPYQLPPVPGDADERAYFTDHYRSMWFFDAKVWLEAELNIIELATVHRQRDDAFAAMLTAVRHGRVTADIAEQLNTAGARPAPDDAITLATRNDTVARINKAALERLPGKVKTAKADVNGDFGGRNFPADEALELKPGAHVMFLRNDADQRWVNGTLGIVTAIRDTVWVDVDGESFEVQPSVWEKFKYSYDADKKELKKDTVGEFQQFPLRLAWAVTIHKSQGSTYDRAVVDLGNRVFSAGQTYVALSRLTSLEGLFLTRPLRPQDIIVDLDVRRFMSEAPRIVATELEAPKKQSDADSAAD, encoded by the coding sequence ATGAGCATCGAGCTGAGCGACGAACAGCGCGCCGTCTTCGAGTACATCGAGCACACCCGTGACCACGTGTTCATCACCGGCCGGGCCGGGACGGGCAAGTCCACGCTGCTCAACCACCTGTCGTGGAACACCGAGAAGCAGGTCGTCATCTGCGCCCCGACGGGGGTCGCTGCGCTCAACGTCGGCGGCCAGACGATCCACTCCCTGTTCCGGCTGCCGATCGGGCTCATCGCCGACGCCGAGCTGCGACAGGGCCCGGACACCCGCAAGCTCCTCAACACGATCGACACCCTGGTCATCGACGAGGTCTCGATGGTCAACGCCGACCTGCTCGACGGCATGGACCGGTCGCTCCGCAAGGCCCGCGGTCGACAGTTCGAGCCGTTCGGCGGCGTCCAGGTCGTGATGTTCGGCGACCCGTACCAGCTGCCCCCGGTGCCGGGCGACGCCGACGAGCGCGCCTACTTCACCGACCACTACCGGTCGATGTGGTTCTTCGACGCCAAGGTGTGGCTCGAGGCCGAGCTCAACATCATCGAGCTCGCCACGGTGCACCGGCAGCGCGACGACGCCTTCGCCGCGATGCTCACCGCGGTTCGGCACGGTCGAGTCACCGCGGACATCGCCGAGCAGCTGAACACCGCCGGGGCCCGTCCGGCTCCGGACGACGCCATCACCCTGGCGACCCGCAACGACACGGTCGCCCGGATCAACAAGGCGGCCCTCGAGCGGCTGCCCGGCAAGGTGAAGACCGCCAAGGCCGACGTGAACGGCGACTTCGGCGGACGGAACTTCCCGGCCGACGAAGCCCTCGAGCTGAAGCCCGGCGCGCACGTGATGTTCCTGCGCAACGACGCCGACCAGCGCTGGGTGAACGGCACCCTGGGCATCGTGACGGCCATCCGCGACACGGTGTGGGTCGACGTCGACGGTGAGTCGTTCGAGGTCCAGCCGTCGGTGTGGGAGAAGTTCAAGTACTCGTACGACGCGGACAAGAAGGAACTCAAGAAGGACACCGTCGGGGAGTTCCAGCAGTTCCCGCTCCGGCTCGCCTGGGCAGTGACCATCCACAAGTCGCAGGGCAGCACCTACGACCGAGCCGTGGTCGACCTCGGCAACCGGGTGTTCAGCGCCGGCCAGACGTACGTGGCGCTGTCGCGGCTGACCTCGCTCGAGGGGCTCTTCCTCACCCGGCCGCTCCGGCCGCAGGACATCATCGTCGACCTGGACGTCCGGCGCTTCATGTCCGAGGCGCCCCGCATCGTCGCCACCGAGCTCGAGGCCCCGAAGAAGCAGTCCGACGCCGACTCCGCCGCCGACTGA
- a CDS encoding metal ABC transporter permease produces the protein MDLLSTVFSFQDYGELLVLVQNSIWAGAVLGIVGGLIGPFVVARNMPFAVHGISELSFAGASASLLLGVNVVSGSLVGSVIAALLIGVLGSRARERNSIIAVLMPFGLGLGILCLALYKGRAANKFGLLTGQIVSVDNPQLTFLIVVAAIVVATLLVIWRPLMFASVDPDVAAAAGIPVRTLAIVFMLVLGLATAVSVQIVGALLVLSLLVTPAAAALRLSSHPVVVPVLSTVFAVTSVVGGILLALGGGLPISPYVTTISFAIWVVCRIIGSRRDGRGRNRVAGRAQRGGGEPGLQAGTTSTAGRKEEVSA, from the coding sequence ATGGACCTGCTGTCGACCGTCTTCTCGTTCCAGGACTACGGCGAGCTCCTCGTGCTCGTGCAGAACTCGATCTGGGCCGGCGCGGTGCTCGGCATCGTCGGCGGGCTCATCGGCCCGTTCGTCGTCGCCCGGAACATGCCGTTCGCCGTGCACGGCATCTCGGAGCTCTCGTTCGCCGGGGCCAGCGCCTCGCTGCTGCTCGGGGTGAACGTCGTCTCCGGCTCACTCGTCGGATCGGTGATCGCCGCGCTGCTCATCGGCGTCCTCGGGTCACGTGCCCGGGAACGCAACTCGATCATCGCCGTCCTCATGCCGTTCGGCCTCGGGCTCGGCATCCTCTGCCTGGCGCTCTACAAGGGCCGGGCCGCCAACAAGTTCGGGTTGCTCACCGGGCAGATCGTCTCGGTCGACAACCCGCAGCTGACGTTCCTGATCGTGGTCGCCGCGATCGTCGTGGCCACGCTGCTCGTCATCTGGCGCCCGCTGATGTTCGCCTCGGTCGACCCCGACGTGGCCGCGGCCGCGGGGATCCCGGTGCGGACCCTCGCGATCGTGTTCATGCTCGTGCTCGGACTGGCCACCGCCGTGTCGGTGCAGATCGTCGGTGCGTTGCTCGTGCTGTCCCTGCTCGTCACCCCGGCGGCCGCGGCCCTGCGGCTCAGCTCGCACCCCGTCGTCGTACCGGTGCTGTCGACGGTGTTCGCGGTGACGTCGGTCGTCGGTGGCATCCTGCTCGCACTGGGCGGCGGCCTGCCGATCAGCCCGTACGTGACGACGATCTCGTTCGCGATCTGGGTGGTCTGCCGGATCATCGGGTCGCGACGCGACGGGCGGGGACGCAACCGCGTCGCCGGTCGGGCCCAGCGTGGCGGGGGCGAGCCGGGCCTCCAGGCGGGGACGACGTCGACAGCCGGTCGGAAGGAAGAGGTGTCAGCATGA